A stretch of the Lolium perenne isolate Kyuss_39 chromosome 3, Kyuss_2.0, whole genome shotgun sequence genome encodes the following:
- the LOC127341924 gene encoding uncharacterized protein isoform X2 — translation MARGLDSDYIGSLSLMDGFDMSINFDGFGENMKKFMELPIKYLDSAHDKAVGLVEDIHALIYAPYPDNELSNKGQRTLMDPSSSNPITGSNPTFAEMEQANPDEEVSSSPSSLLTAEDSSLCSTDTDAHETESVTSKSPDCCTSEDTISLERTAGTKEKIILCSSENLPDSCTPENCNSLVRTVSSEDEIILWNPGKSLKPPQPPEQATIVQDYASQEANTERVIKQVGVYGSTSGNTDTESSACDGAVLFTIITANGEEQSGLYSTNGHEESAKHDFVDIDLRGGQVLMKYDKAEASLVPQPKNRSFKKVLMKSLSNKLRWSKTDMNVHQVVPIRPHKGVNACYEVVSSSDDLEDDWELL, via the exons ATGGCGAGAGGACTGGATTCAGATTATATCGGTTCTCTTTCACTCATGGATGGATTTGATATGAGTATCAACTTTGATGGGTTTGGAGAAAATATGAAGAAGTTCATGGAG TTACCGATTAAGTATCTTGATTCTGCTCACGATAAAGCTGTTGGGCTAGTTGAAGATATCCATGCGTTGATTTATGCACCCTATCCTGACAATGAATTATCAAACAAAGGCCAGAGGACATTGATGGATCCATCTAGTAGCAACCCCATAACTGGATCTAACCCCACATTTGCTGAAATGGAGCAAGCTAACCCCGACGAAGAAGTCTCCAGTTCTCCTTCATCTCTCCTTACAGCGGAAGATAGTTCTCTCTGTTCAACTGATACTGATGCTCATGAAACTGAATCGGTTACATCTAAAAGTCCAG ACTGCTGCACATCTGAAGACACCATTTCACTTGAGAGAACTGCTGGCACCAAGGAGAAAATTATCTTATGCAGTTCAGAAAATCTCCCAGATAGCTGCACTCCTGAAAATTGCAATTCTCTAGTGAGAACTGTGAGCAGCGAGGATGAAATTATTTTATGGAACCCAGGGAAATCTTTAAAACCACCACAACCACCTG AACAAGCCACCATAGTCCAAGATTATGCATCTCAAGAAGCGAATACAGAGAGAGTCATCAAGCAAGTTGGAGTTTATGGTTCAACTTCAGGAAATACAGATACAG AATCTTCTGCTTGTGATGGTGCAGTTCTGTTCACAATTATTACAGCAAATGGTGAAGAGCAATCAGGATTATACAGTACCAACGGCCATGAAGAATCAGCAAAGCACG ATTTTGTTGATATAGACCTCCGGGGTGGCCAGGTGTTGATGAAATATGACAAAGCAGAGGCATCCTTGGTTCCTCAGCCAAAAAACAGATCATTCAAG AAAGTattgatgaagagtttgtcgaatAAACTCCGGTGGTCAAAGACGGATATGAATGTGCATCAAGTGGTCCCTATTAGACCACATAAAGGAGTAAATGCTTGCTATGAAGTAGTTTCTTCATCAGATGATCTGGAGGATGATTGGGAACTCTTGTAA
- the LOC127341924 gene encoding uncharacterized protein isoform X4 — MDPSSSNPITGSNPTFAEMEQANPDEEVSSSPSSLLTAEDSSLCSTDTDAHETESVTSKSPDCCTSEDTISLERTAGTKEKIILCSSENLPDSCTPENCNSLVRTVSSEDEIILWNPGKSLKPPQPPEQATIVQDYASQEANTERVIKQVGVYGSTSGNTDTESSACDGAVLFTIITANGEEQSGLYSTNGHEESAKHGNIMIFSGETSSHYLSADVFSGAEDPNMLADEITDFVDIDLRGGQVLMKYDKAEASLVPQPKNRSFKKVLMKSLSNKLRWSKTDMNVHQVVPIRPHKGVNACYEVVSSSDDLEDDWELL; from the exons ATGGATCCATCTAGTAGCAACCCCATAACTGGATCTAACCCCACATTTGCTGAAATGGAGCAAGCTAACCCCGACGAAGAAGTCTCCAGTTCTCCTTCATCTCTCCTTACAGCGGAAGATAGTTCTCTCTGTTCAACTGATACTGATGCTCATGAAACTGAATCGGTTACATCTAAAAGTCCAG ACTGCTGCACATCTGAAGACACCATTTCACTTGAGAGAACTGCTGGCACCAAGGAGAAAATTATCTTATGCAGTTCAGAAAATCTCCCAGATAGCTGCACTCCTGAAAATTGCAATTCTCTAGTGAGAACTGTGAGCAGCGAGGATGAAATTATTTTATGGAACCCAGGGAAATCTTTAAAACCACCACAACCACCTG AACAAGCCACCATAGTCCAAGATTATGCATCTCAAGAAGCGAATACAGAGAGAGTCATCAAGCAAGTTGGAGTTTATGGTTCAACTTCAGGAAATACAGATACAG AATCTTCTGCTTGTGATGGTGCAGTTCTGTTCACAATTATTACAGCAAATGGTGAAGAGCAATCAGGATTATACAGTACCAACGGCCATGAAGAATCAGCAAAGCACG GTAACATAATGATTTTTTCTGGTGAGACTAGTTCACATTACTTGAGCGCAGATGTGTTCAGTGGTGCTGAAGATCCTAATATGTTAGCTGACGAGATCACAGATTTTGTTGATATAGACCTCCGGGGTGGCCAGGTGTTGATGAAATATGACAAAGCAGAGGCATCCTTGGTTCCTCAGCCAAAAAACAGATCATTCAAG AAAGTattgatgaagagtttgtcgaatAAACTCCGGTGGTCAAAGACGGATATGAATGTGCATCAAGTGGTCCCTATTAGACCACATAAAGGAGTAAATGCTTGCTATGAAGTAGTTTCTTCATCAGATGATCTGGAGGATGATTGGGAACTCTTGTAA
- the LOC127341924 gene encoding uncharacterized protein isoform X1 encodes MARGLDSDYIGSLSLMDGFDMSINFDGFGENMKKFMELPIKYLDSAHDKAVGLVEDIHALIYAPYPDNELSNKGQRTLMDPSSSNPITGSNPTFAEMEQANPDEEVSSSPSSLLTAEDSSLCSTDTDAHETESVTSKSPDCCTSEDTISLERTAGTKEKIILCSSENLPDSCTPENCNSLVRTVSSEDEIILWNPGKSLKPPQPPEQATIVQDYASQEANTERVIKQVGVYGSTSGNTDTESSACDGAVLFTIITANGEEQSGLYSTNGHEESAKHGNIMIFSGETSSHYLSADVFSGAEDPNMLADEITDFVDIDLRGGQVLMKYDKAEASLVPQPKNRSFKKVLMKSLSNKLRWSKTDMNVHQVVPIRPHKGVNACYEVVSSSDDLEDDWELL; translated from the exons ATGGCGAGAGGACTGGATTCAGATTATATCGGTTCTCTTTCACTCATGGATGGATTTGATATGAGTATCAACTTTGATGGGTTTGGAGAAAATATGAAGAAGTTCATGGAG TTACCGATTAAGTATCTTGATTCTGCTCACGATAAAGCTGTTGGGCTAGTTGAAGATATCCATGCGTTGATTTATGCACCCTATCCTGACAATGAATTATCAAACAAAGGCCAGAGGACATTGATGGATCCATCTAGTAGCAACCCCATAACTGGATCTAACCCCACATTTGCTGAAATGGAGCAAGCTAACCCCGACGAAGAAGTCTCCAGTTCTCCTTCATCTCTCCTTACAGCGGAAGATAGTTCTCTCTGTTCAACTGATACTGATGCTCATGAAACTGAATCGGTTACATCTAAAAGTCCAG ACTGCTGCACATCTGAAGACACCATTTCACTTGAGAGAACTGCTGGCACCAAGGAGAAAATTATCTTATGCAGTTCAGAAAATCTCCCAGATAGCTGCACTCCTGAAAATTGCAATTCTCTAGTGAGAACTGTGAGCAGCGAGGATGAAATTATTTTATGGAACCCAGGGAAATCTTTAAAACCACCACAACCACCTG AACAAGCCACCATAGTCCAAGATTATGCATCTCAAGAAGCGAATACAGAGAGAGTCATCAAGCAAGTTGGAGTTTATGGTTCAACTTCAGGAAATACAGATACAG AATCTTCTGCTTGTGATGGTGCAGTTCTGTTCACAATTATTACAGCAAATGGTGAAGAGCAATCAGGATTATACAGTACCAACGGCCATGAAGAATCAGCAAAGCACG GTAACATAATGATTTTTTCTGGTGAGACTAGTTCACATTACTTGAGCGCAGATGTGTTCAGTGGTGCTGAAGATCCTAATATGTTAGCTGACGAGATCACAGATTTTGTTGATATAGACCTCCGGGGTGGCCAGGTGTTGATGAAATATGACAAAGCAGAGGCATCCTTGGTTCCTCAGCCAAAAAACAGATCATTCAAG AAAGTattgatgaagagtttgtcgaatAAACTCCGGTGGTCAAAGACGGATATGAATGTGCATCAAGTGGTCCCTATTAGACCACATAAAGGAGTAAATGCTTGCTATGAAGTAGTTTCTTCATCAGATGATCTGGAGGATGATTGGGAACTCTTGTAA
- the LOC127341924 gene encoding uncharacterized protein isoform X3, protein MARGLDSDYIGSLSLMDGFDMSINFDGFGENMKKFMELPIKYLDSAHDKAVGLVEDIHALIYAPYPDNELSNKGQRTLMDPSSSNPITGSNPTFAEMEQANPDEEVSSSPSSLLTAEDSSLCSTDTDAHETESVTSKSPDCCTSEDTISLERTAGTKEKIILCSSENLPDSCTPENCNSLVRTVSSEDEIILWNPGKSLKPPQPPEQATIVQDYASQEANTERVIKQVGVYGSTSGNTDTESSACDGAVLFTIITANGEEQSGLYSTNGHEESAKHDLRGGQVLMKYDKAEASLVPQPKNRSFKKVLMKSLSNKLRWSKTDMNVHQVVPIRPHKGVNACYEVVSSSDDLEDDWELL, encoded by the exons ATGGCGAGAGGACTGGATTCAGATTATATCGGTTCTCTTTCACTCATGGATGGATTTGATATGAGTATCAACTTTGATGGGTTTGGAGAAAATATGAAGAAGTTCATGGAG TTACCGATTAAGTATCTTGATTCTGCTCACGATAAAGCTGTTGGGCTAGTTGAAGATATCCATGCGTTGATTTATGCACCCTATCCTGACAATGAATTATCAAACAAAGGCCAGAGGACATTGATGGATCCATCTAGTAGCAACCCCATAACTGGATCTAACCCCACATTTGCTGAAATGGAGCAAGCTAACCCCGACGAAGAAGTCTCCAGTTCTCCTTCATCTCTCCTTACAGCGGAAGATAGTTCTCTCTGTTCAACTGATACTGATGCTCATGAAACTGAATCGGTTACATCTAAAAGTCCAG ACTGCTGCACATCTGAAGACACCATTTCACTTGAGAGAACTGCTGGCACCAAGGAGAAAATTATCTTATGCAGTTCAGAAAATCTCCCAGATAGCTGCACTCCTGAAAATTGCAATTCTCTAGTGAGAACTGTGAGCAGCGAGGATGAAATTATTTTATGGAACCCAGGGAAATCTTTAAAACCACCACAACCACCTG AACAAGCCACCATAGTCCAAGATTATGCATCTCAAGAAGCGAATACAGAGAGAGTCATCAAGCAAGTTGGAGTTTATGGTTCAACTTCAGGAAATACAGATACAG AATCTTCTGCTTGTGATGGTGCAGTTCTGTTCACAATTATTACAGCAAATGGTGAAGAGCAATCAGGATTATACAGTACCAACGGCCATGAAGAATCAGCAAAGCACG ACCTCCGGGGTGGCCAGGTGTTGATGAAATATGACAAAGCAGAGGCATCCTTGGTTCCTCAGCCAAAAAACAGATCATTCAAG AAAGTattgatgaagagtttgtcgaatAAACTCCGGTGGTCAAAGACGGATATGAATGTGCATCAAGTGGTCCCTATTAGACCACATAAAGGAGTAAATGCTTGCTATGAAGTAGTTTCTTCATCAGATGATCTGGAGGATGATTGGGAACTCTTGTAA
- the LOC127341923 gene encoding protein transport protein SEC13 homolog A, protein MPPHKIETGHQDVVHDIAMDYYGKRIATASSDNTIKIIGVSGTSHQQLATLSGHQGPVWQVAWAHPKYGSMLATCSYDGRVIIWKEGSKPDEWAQAHTFVEHKSSVNSIAWAPHELGLCLACGSSDGNISVFTARSDGGWETTRIDQAHPVGVTSVSWAPAMAPGALISPGPSGQFEYVQKLASGGCDNTVKVWKLTNGSWRMDCFPALQMHRDWVRDVAWAPNLGLPKSTIASASQDGTVVIWTAPKEGEQWEGRVLNDFRTPVWRLSWSLTGNILAVSDGNNNVTLWKEAVDGEWQQVTTVEP, encoded by the coding sequence ATGCCTCCTCATAAGATAGAGACTGGGCACCAAGATGTGGTGCATGACATCGCCATGGATTACTATGGGAAGCGCATTGCTACTGCATCCTCTGATAACACAATAAAGATCATTGGCGTAAGTGGCACTTCGCACCAGCAACTTGCTACTTTAAGCGGACACCAGGGTCCAGTTTGGCAAGTCGCTTGGGCTCATCCTAAGTATGGCTCCATGCTTGCAACCTGCAGCTACGATGGTCGGGTTATTATATGGAAAGAAGGGAGTAAGCCCGATGAGTGGGCACAGGCACACACTTTCGTCGAGCACAAGTCCTCTGTAAACTCCATTGCTTGGGCGCCTCATGAGCTTGGCCTATGCTTGGCTTGTGGTTCATCTGATGGGAACATTTCAGTCTTCACAGCCCGTTCTGATGGAGGGTGGGAGACGACGCGCATTGACCAGGCTCATCCAGTGGGCGTGACCTCTGTTTCCTGGGCTCCCGCAATGGCACCTGGTGCTTTAATCAGCCCAGGGCCTTCTGGGCAGTTTGAGTATGTTCAGAAACTTGCCTCTGGTGGCTGTGACAACACAGTGAAGGTGTGGAAGCTGACCAATGGGAGCTGGAGGATGGACTGCTTTCCTGCCCTTCAGATGCACAGGGACTGGGTTAGAGACGTTGCCTGGGCTCCAAACCTAGGTCTCCCAAAGTCCACGATCGCCAGCGCCTCTCAGGATGGAACCGTCGTGATCTGGACCGCACCGAAAGAAGGTGAGCAGTGGGAAGGCAGAGTTCTGAATGATTTCAGAACCCCTGTCTGGAGGCTGTCGTGGTCACTGACAGGGAACATACTGGCGGTCTCCGATGGCAACAACAACGTGACCCTGTGGAAAGAGGCTGTGGATGGTGAATGGCAGCAAGTGACTACTGTCGAGCCGTAG